Proteins found in one Methanospirillum hungatei JF-1 genomic segment:
- a CDS encoding glycosyltransferase family 2 protein, translating to MKVISKTGHGMVIEPLVTIIIPALNEEKTIGSCLEKVRAGCIKHNIPFEIIISDSSTDATPEIARSFGARIIHPDKKGYGNAYLAAFPMAKGEIVVIGDADDTYDFSLISELIRPIKEERADMVIGSRLKGKILPGSMPWLHQYIGNPLLTRLLNFTFHSNFSDTHSGMRAIRKDALQRLSLHTGGMEFASEMLIEAAKKGLRVEEIPITYYPRKGPSKLHSFADGWRHIRFIMLIRPLRFLIVPGLLFILLGFSLMVGVGLIKSVELQGLHSFILGDILVLGGLQFLLSGVVMKSYSVTHQLDDCGPWFTQILQYKTLEKLLFIGVLFMILGFTSGIYILSQWITVSGPLTQITNAVLSLSSVIIGLQIIFTALHVSMMLLQCERDGCSGFMG from the coding sequence ATGAAAGTTATTAGTAAAACTGGTCATGGCATGGTAATTGAACCACTTGTAACGATAATAATTCCGGCCTTAAATGAGGAGAAGACAATTGGATCCTGTCTTGAAAAAGTCAGGGCAGGGTGTATAAAACACAATATACCATTTGAAATTATTATCTCTGATTCCTCAACAGACGCAACCCCGGAAATCGCACGTTCCTTTGGAGCCCGGATTATTCATCCTGATAAAAAAGGATATGGCAATGCGTATCTAGCCGCTTTTCCTATGGCAAAAGGAGAGATCGTTGTTATCGGAGATGCTGATGACACGTATGACTTTTCTTTGATCTCTGAATTAATCAGACCGATAAAAGAAGAGAGGGCAGATATGGTAATCGGATCAAGATTAAAAGGGAAAATACTTCCGGGATCGATGCCATGGCTCCACCAATATATCGGTAACCCTCTCCTGACAAGGTTATTAAATTTCACTTTTCATTCAAACTTCAGTGACACCCATAGTGGGATGCGGGCGATTCGGAAAGATGCACTTCAGAGGTTAAGTCTCCATACCGGAGGGATGGAATTTGCCTCAGAGATGCTTATTGAGGCTGCAAAAAAGGGACTGAGGGTCGAAGAGATCCCGATCACCTATTATCCACGAAAAGGACCTTCAAAACTGCACAGTTTTGCTGACGGGTGGAGGCATATACGGTTTATTATGCTGATCAGGCCTCTTCGTTTTTTAATAGTCCCAGGCCTCCTGTTTATTCTTTTGGGATTTTCCCTGATGGTAGGAGTGGGGCTAATAAAATCAGTTGAACTGCAGGGGCTTCATTCATTTATTCTAGGAGATATCCTCGTGCTTGGAGGTCTTCAGTTTCTTCTTTCCGGTGTGGTTATGAAATCCTATAGTGTTACACACCAACTGGATGACTGTGGACCATGGTTTACTCAGATACTACAATATAAGACACTTGAAAAGTTGCTATTCATTGGTGTGTTGTTTATGATCCTGGGTTTTACCAGCGGTATATACATATTAAGTCAGTGGATTACAGTTTCCGGACCACTGACTCAAATAACAAACGCTGTTCTTTCGCTATCAAGTGTGATAATCGGCCTTCAAATAATATTTACGGCACTTCATGTGAGTATGATGCTTCTCCAGTGTGAACGGGATGGATGCTCAGGGTTTATGGGATAA